CCCTTTATCCACGCAATGTGTTCCAATCAAATGGGCCTTCCAATCCTGTTTATCACGCGCTAGCGCGATCTCCTCCTCAGAGCATTTCCCAATCAATTTGTCTGGGTCCGAATCACAGCAATTGATCAGCGAGCGCCCGATCGTGCTGAAATCACAGGTGCTCCTTTTGCCCGTGAAGATTCGCAGCCGGTCCGGATCCCAATCCTCTTCGACATTCTTCGTCATCGATAACCAGGTTGCCGCTAACGCCAAATTCTGATTTGGGGGAGTGTTGGTATCCACGCAAAAAGGCACTGAACTATCCTGGCTGCCGCATGGGATGGAATCCGGCGGCAGGGTCTCCGCTGCGGATTGAGCTGTCGTCACTGCACCGCTCGTCCGTAGGTCCCATCCATCACGGTCCACCCTGCTCTGCCGTATTTTGGTGTACCTCTCATCGCTACCGGCGGCCGTTCCGCCAGCCGTACTCAAACTTCCAGGATCATCGTAATACTTCTCTTCGGCAGCCCCAGAACACCCTGCCGTGACACAGCCCGGCGTTCCTGAGTACTGCGGTACTCTTGTCATGTTCGGCGCCAAAATCCCCCCACCAATCAAGCCTGAGGCCTTTTGCCCCTCCACCTCGCACTTTGCTTTGAGGTAGAGATCATCAATCCCACTGCAATCTGCGCGGGCCTCCACGACACCACACACCAGACAGATCGCGAGGCAAATCCCCATGAGCATGCGCTTCATCACAGACAGCCTCCCCTAGCGACGCGTGCCTAACCGAGCCGTATCCAATGAGGGCACCGTCATCTCGTCCATCCCTACTGCTTCTCCCAGTGAATTTCCGTCCGGCGGATGTCGCGGAGACTGGTCGCTTGCAACGAAGGGGGACAGTTCACCGGCCAAAATCGTCCCAAGCGTGTCACGATCCATAAACTGAATCGGCGTTCCCCGCATGATGATTTGTGCCATCCCCCACCCCCAGTATCGTGCCGTCACTTGAT
This DNA window, taken from Nitrospira sp., encodes the following:
- the traN gene encoding conjugal transfer protein TraN, whose protein sequence is MKRMLMGICLAICLVCGVVEARADCSGIDDLYLKAKCEVEGQKASGLIGGGILAPNMTRVPQYSGTPGCVTAGCSGAAEEKYYDDPGSLSTAGGTAAGSDERYTKIRQSRVDRDGWDLRTSGAVTTAQSAAETLPPDSIPCGSQDSSVPFCVDTNTPPNQNLALAATWLSMTKNVEEDWDPDRLRIFTGKRSTCDFSTIGRSLINCCDSDPDKLIGKCSEEEIALARDKQDWKAHLIGTHCVDKG